The DNA region GACAGCTAAGCCACCCCCTTGGGGGCTGGGGCTGAGAACCATAATTCTCAATAAGAATTTGCAGCAAACAAATCAAAGGTGTATTAACCAATGTTTTCCAATGTGGACATGTTTAGAAGCTCAACCAGAAAATCCTAGCAACACATTGTTCAGCTAATAAAGGGAGTCCTCTAGAATAACAAGTGATAGATTATTTAAAACACAATTTACCGATGTAACTAAATAAACAAGTATGGACTAACAAAAACACAACCTAgacaaaaaaatatcaaaactttaaCTGGAAATGCAAAACAATGCAATAccagaaacatgaagaaaatccAACAAATAAACATAAAAGGGACCAAGTAAGCTGCATTAAACTCAAAAGTACTGCTAGCATGTCAATCCTAGTTACTAGAACAGACAATATTCGACAATTTTCACAGCTGAAAAAATAAGACTAAAAGAGTTACAAGTCCAAATTTGTAACTTGATCACACCACATTGCAAAAAATCTCACAAAAGACGCACGAAAAGCCATCGTTCTATCCCCGATCGCTTAAAAAACAGAACTTCCACAGCAAATAACACTAATTTTTTACCTGCATTTCCTCATCACTATACACAGGCCTATCCCCATTTGCACCAACAACACTATTCGATCTAATCGGATTCGCCACAAGACTCAATGACGAAAAAAACGGAACATAGAACAAATCAGCTTCCTCCGGGTCCATAACCCGGGTCACAGCCGACCCGACCCGATCACGACCCGACCCGTTCAGGTCAGAAAACAAATACCACTCAGCAGAATGCTGATTTCCAGGATACTTAAGCAACAAATCATCACTTTGTTTTACCCCACCCCTTGCCAATGCATAGCTCTCAATAACCCCATATGTAAACTTTCTTGGCAAATCATACATGTAGATTTTCACGGATTTTGCACcaggggtattttgggtatttgAGGTTCTGGTGCTTAAGCTGATGGTGGTTACATTGTTTGGTGGTGGGTTAGTTGAGAAGATGAAGGTGTTTAAGAAAGCGTATAAAGCTAAGATGGTGAATAGAGTAGTGGCAAGTGTGAGAGTTGGTTTGAGAGttagttttctaggcattttGTTGTTTGGGGTTAAGGATTTGGTGATGGAAGGAGGTGGAGGTGGAGGTGGAGGTGATCTGAGTTTGGGTCTTGGATTCATTGATTGTTCACCAAGGGAACCATGGGGAATGTGTAATATTGTTTCAAGAATGAGAAATATCATTAATTAATAGGGTTTGGGCATAACTTCAATTGTATTTTGTTAATTAATAATTCAGTATTATCTTGAAACGGAAATTTTAAAGTTGGAACTTGTTTGAAAAGTATTTAACGTAAAATAATGATCCTAACGCacaaaactttttaattatttttttctacttcaatttaattattctttttttgcttttattaAAACCAAGTATTATTCAAATGATCTTCCAAATTTACATTTGGTTTATGTTGTTTTGGGGTTTGGATCTCCTTCGCTAAACATAGTATTGATCGACGAGACGCGTGGAGTTTAATGATAGGCTGGAAATTTGGAGACAAACCTTAGAATCGAAAGGTTTCAGGTTAAGCAGCATTAAAACAAAGTATCTGGAGTGCAAGTTTAGTGACGTAATGCATGAGGAGGAGGTGGAAGTGAAGATCGATACGCAAGTCATATCCAAGAGAGGAAGTTTCAAATATATTGGGTATATAAGTCAAGGGAACGAAGAGATTAATGATGATGTCGCTCGTTCGTATTGGATCGGGGTGGGTGAAATGACGGCTTACGTTCGAGCTACTGTGTGATAAGAATGTGTCACCGATGCTAAAAGTAAGTTCTACATAGTGATGGTTAGATCTACATTGTTTTATGGGATAGAGTGCTGACCAGTCAAGAACGCacacgttcagaagatgaaggtaGCAAAGATGATGATGCTTAGATGAACGTGCGGACATACTAGAAAAGATAGAATTAAGAACAAAGCTATGcaggacaaggtgggagtgacCTCCATGGCGGACAAGATAAAGGAACCGAAGTTAAGGtggttcgggcatgtgaagaggtGTAAAGAGgcgtgagaggttggctatagCGGAATTTAGGagaggtaggccaaagaagaACTGGGgaaggtgattagacaggagaTCACACATCTTCAgcttactgaggacatgaccctagataggaAGGTACGGAGGTCCAGAATTAGAGTAGTAGGTAGCCGAGTGTTGTAGTACTTTTACTGGTAGAGGCAGGGGCTCGCCTTTTCATATTCTCCTTATTTAGGAGTAGTATTATCTAGTATTTGCATAATAtcttattctttaatttttactacTACTTGTTAACCCATTTGCTTTGTTTATCTTGctattttaatttgttgcatttcTTTTGAACCGAGGGTCTAGAGAGAACAACCTTTCTACCCcgcaaaggtaggggtaaggtatgCGTTCATGCTATCCCTCCCAGACTCTACTTGTAGAACTACActggatatattgttgttgttgttggatctCCTCCGGTTAAAAACTTTCCAGTAAATGTCAATGCACTTCaaacaaattagaaaaattaatcaaaatagcCACTCGACcacttaaactaaaaatagaaGATGAAtgtaatatataatatatgacATAATGTCTCTGTAATGGTATATAATCAATcaatgtataatttatgtatacgAAAGGTAAACTTAAAATATACAGACACTATTTTGGTTACTGAGAGAAGGGTCTGCGAATGGTAGAAAGGTAAAAGAAAGGTGATGGAAGGGATCAAAAGGGAGGGAgttaatttttcttgaatttcttttacTCCTCTTTGATTGGGTTGCGTGTTTTTCGTTTTCTCTGCGGCTAATGGTAGCATTTTCCATATCAACAATCTTGAAGCGTTGAAGGAAACGACGATGATTCTATAAGCTAAATATGGTAATATGGCGTAtataattcaagaaattggcATTAAAAAAAACTTGTAAACAACTACAGAAAATAGGTCCTATGAGTATACAATTATCAGCCAACCAAAATGGCTGGCAAACAATTCCTAGAACTTGGAGAAACATTAGCATTATGAATTTCGATACAGTTCGGAGCCCACTTGTGTGATATGATCCTTTAACAATGCTTGCCGCAAATTGGCTAAATCTGACGTGAATCTCACAATTGTATTCAGTTTTGGGGATTCAGCATGTTTTTTTACGACTGTGGTAGTATGTgaatgtaacactccgtaaatccgGATTAGGTATGAATGTACCAAATGAGTATTAACATGACATTTCAGCCATATGAAGTCCCATCGGATTGGGTTTGGGTGAAAGTTGTTGTTGTGGAATCAAGACGAATAGTAAGGTGCATAAAattcgatagaatcgactaagttttcgataggtctgtcttctatcataatttcatgaaaatatgttgagaatttgagaaaacttaatacatgaaagttgtagccctttgaaatacctttccaatgatATATAGTGGAGCCCAAACAGAACTCTGTGCTGGGAGCTATGCCTGTTTTACCAAACGTTGCCAGAATGACCTAGCACCCCGCGCAGCGCGCCACGCCAAATTTCCAGGAAAACTAAAATTTTGACATCGTTAAAAAATGCACCATGCGCGACGCGGGCCGCGGCGCCCCACGCGCCACGCCAGGCCATTTTATGCCTAAAGCGATTTTCAACATATGTATTTTGCCCGAGGACACAGTctcatgtatacgtatacttggccgaggccattgactGACGCACTTACTTGGCCAAGGTCACTGATTTGTCCACTTATATAGGGCCAAGGCCCCACATATGATTAACTCAGTTAAAACAGGTAAATTCTTATTCAGTACGATGCAGGAGTACCTATTACTTTACTTCTCTTATTTAGTTTAGTTATCagtttcaatttcaattcagATGATATTACCtatttattgatttgggctGCCCTTTCCCGAGCACCCACCACAGGTTCTTTCCTTCggcttgctttacatacccgaGTTGCAATTCAAATGTCCGGTTGCGTCACTTTTGCGGGGGCACATCGCGATTTCAAGAACGACGCATTGGCTCGCTAGGATCTCCAGTATTAGCTGATTGGCGAGCCCAGTTCTTTTGAGGCCTTATCATTTATTTACGAAATCTTTATAGTAGTTATAGATATAATTCAAGATGCATGGAGCCTTATCCGGCAAAAAGTCTTTATAGTACTTAGAAAGAGGCTTCATATACTATATTAGCAGCTAGACAGAGTCACATGCttttatgttagccttgttggctacaGTATTTATCTTTAAGACTTTGTTCAGTATTCCGCACtttcaattatttattcattcagaCTTTCAGtatatttagtttatttttccgCATTAACAATGTTATGATATCACATGTTCATTCGAATCTGACTTGGTTCGCTCGATCACATGTAGTCAGGCACCGGATACCGTGTTACATCCAAGCCCAGGTTCGGAGCGTGACAATGAACCAACTCGCACTTACTTGCTAGCTCCCATCAGCACAAGTATCGAGCAACTCTACCAACCAAAGCTTAGGTTGAGGGaaaaaatcacctagtgttttttgtCGCGATGGGGAATTCAGTGTTTAATGCATCAATCTTTATGGTTGTAGTAAACTGGGAGAACCAAATGTAGCTACTCCAAGAAAGAGTTTCAGAAACTAATAAATCATGCAAAACAGGTATTCAGCATAGCACCTATCCAACAGAAGCAACTAAGGGCATTCTGGAGAAGGAAAACAGTCGGAATACTTCACAGCAATCATGCAATGAAGAAaaatatctcgagccattcataaaatatacttgaaTCACATCTAACATTAATAGTGCTTTAACAACGGCACGCCACAGAAGTTGAGCATCAGTTTACATGCCATGTTACATCAATACAGAGAAATGGAAAACTTGCAACACAACCAAGCTTGATTCTAACCCGGAGGCCATTTCAGCTGTCTCCCGCCAAGTACGTGCAAGTGAAGATGGTATACAGATTGACCTATacaagagaaagagaaacaaTTAGTAATTACTTCAGTAAGTACTATCAAacttttttcaactcctaaaagATGCATATGAGAAATAGCATTGTATTCATTGTTGATACAAAATTCCCACTTTAGCAGTTATTTGGAGGAGAGGGGGAGTATTTGAAGGAAGATAAGACTTACATGCAGAGGGACCACTATTAATGACAACTCGAAAACCATCTACAATGCCTTCTTTCTCCGCTACTATCTTGGCAGCATGAAGTAGGTGACCCAATATATCTTCATGTCTTTGTTCAGCCTTCAAAGATTGGAACAGAACCAGTTGCAAGGCATCAATTACCAGAGGAATTGGCATGGAGAtgaacataaaaataagaaaacagaAGGCACAACAGCAAATTGACTTTTTCGAGGGACAACTGCTAGATTGCTAACTTATAAAGTTTTTCATGGCCCCTAGATTCCACTCTTTCCCTAAATACTCCtattctttatcttttttttggtaaagtAAACAAATTTCATTAGAAAAGGCATCAAGTAGATGTAAAGTTACAGAGAGAAACCTAAGCTTCAAACATAGCGCTGCATGAAGCTAGATTGGTGAGCAAAAACCTGTGCAAACAGTCTAAACCTATGCTCCCTTAGAAACTCTGCGAAATAAGAGTCAAGGAGCCAACAAAATCCAAAAAGTTATCAACACTGTTCACAGGAGTATGGAAAAGCCAACTAAACAAACTAACTAAGCAGATTCCTTTCAAAGAACTGATGGGAGTTGATTTTCCATCAAAGCATctattgtttttttctttccaaatacaCCAGAAGATGGCTGCTGGGATCATTCTCCAGATCCTTTTGATGGATTTGTCAACTCTCCATAATATCCAGGTTTCAAAAGCATCTTTAATAGAAGAAGGCATAACCCAACTAAGACCAAACAATGAGAAAAGAAGTGCCAGACAGCAGCAGTCACTGGGCAGTGCAAAAATAGGTGATTCACAGTCTCATTGGTCTGATAGCATAGATGGCATCTGTTGATAAGAATACTCCTATTCTTTATCCGTAATCATCATTGTCAAACAAGCGCTTTTCATATAAAAGTGCTATAACTTCGTAATATCATGCAAAATACAATGCAAGATGACCACCTTTTACATCCAAATATGTGCTTGCCTTAACCAACAGGACTCTGCAGATTCAATTATAGGGGCAAGAACCACTATGAAGAGTGCTACCAAGTTGTGGAGATATTGTGGTCATCTATTTCCACTGCGGGATAAACAATTTAGATGAGACTATCACACCCCCAAATTTTAGTGGATAATTTGTGCTATACCAAAAGTCAAGATACACATTCCTTGAAACTAGGCATGAAAAGCTAGATTACATACCAAAGCGATAATAATATCAGAAAAATAGCTAAAGGGAAGGAAGAAAAAACACCTTTCCAAGCTCTGTTAGTCCATCTCTTGACTTCGGGATAACAAGCACATGAACAGGAGCTTGAGGATTGATATCACGAAAAGCAAGAACCTTTTGATCCTCATATACCACAGAGGCAGGTATCTCCTTTGCAATGATTTTATCAAATCTGAATGaagcaaaaaaaattgatcaGAATGCAGTAAGCCTAATTGATCATTCAGTCACCATATCTGACAGAAAGTATGCAAGTCAAACTGTGGATGTTCAAGTCAAATTTAGTACTACGAAACAATAGCTTAAGCAGCTTGTCTAATTAACCATGATCAGTTTAATCATTTTTTCTCAGGGAATGCAATCAAGGAACATATAAACAAACGCTTGTTGCCTTGTAAAAATTCAAATGTCCAATTAACTTCAAATCTTCCCTTTTTCTCTGTAAgatcaaagatttttttttttttttttttttttttttttgggggggaaacTGGTACTATTTAATTAGGATCAAAGTGAAAGCTACATAAATTAGGTGATCTACAGTACAATACATATTGGATGGAACAGTTGGAGCCAAATATGAGGTAACATCTTGACAGAAACTGCACGATGATATTCAATGAGAATTCAAGTAATTATTTCAAAAGTCAGGATATCATATTACTATGTAGGTCATATCCTTCTCAAAAGTAGACATCTATTCTTAGAGATGCATTATTAGTTATCATCTACCATTAAGTAAGCAGGAAATTTCATGGGAAACAAATAGTAGATGTTGTAGTAATCAGCCTTTTCATTTTCGCTGACTGCTAAGTGCCATAAAAACCCTATGTACCAATGCATCTGATTCCAAAATCTAAACTCCAATTCTTAAGGAGATATACACTGGGAAGAGGATTTGTGAATTGAGAAATGCAAGTAAAAAGGATGTGTccaaaagaaaaacacaatGTACACAAAAAGATGCAGAGTTCAAAATAATTGTACCACAACTAACAATTTTTTTGTGCCAATGACTTTGATGTTTTAGTCAAAAGATAACCTTACAGTGTGATTCTTCTTCAATAATTACCCCAGCAGTAATAATTTAAAGGTCTTCTATTTCCCGTAAGCAACACTTAAATTCTATAATCAATCAGAAAAAGAAGATATAACCGATATAAACACTGTTAATTTATTTCAAGCTTTGACAATCTAAACTCAATCAAGTAATAGAACTACAAAACATTCAATCAACAGGAAAATAGTACATGGTTGTAGCTCCAGTATCAGCATTTACAGCAGCACTCCTGGCAGCTGCTTCCTCATCATGTGCAGCAGCTACATAAGACCTGTCTttacaaaaagaaacaaatcacaataagaaatttgaagaggAACTCTGTGAGCAGAAAAAGAGGATCCTAAATTACAAATATTTCTATAAGTAAGCTCCTGATTCACATTTGTTTTGATCAAACGTAGAAAACGCTTATCATAACCGACACATTGAAGTCTGGCTTGTAGCCTCAGTTACAGCTTCAAAATAAGAGACAAAGCCAACTATGACGGGAATGTGTATTCAGATAAAACTGACACGACTACAATCACCTATGATGCATTTATGAAGTAAAAGAGAAGCAAACAGGAAAAAGCATTCCACTttgaaatgaaaacaaaaaagactCAGACTACCAGGAACAGTAATCATCTCTCAACGAAGATGACAAATTCTAGGGGTTCAGTAGCTCCACCACAGTGTACAATCTCAGACAACCGTCACAAGAACTTACATTCAGATGACAAAAGAAATGTATGAAATCACTTGCTAGGATTAATACATCAGTAGTCAGGGACGGAGCTAGAGTGTGGCACACGAGTTTGGCCGAACCCAGTAGCTTACATTTCCaaaccctttatttttcttaaaaaatccaTTGAATATGTCcagattattaatttaaaacccagaaacttacaaaaaaaaaaactagaatcccgaacccataaacttcaaatcttggCTCCGCCTATGTCATTAGTGCTCACTGCTCCGTCCCCGTTTTTATAAAAGCCCTTTTGTTTTAGAACCCATAGCAACACTAACTGTCAGGTACTTAAAATTCATCAAATtatccaaaatttaaatttgacgTGTTGTTTTATCTATCAAATCAACTTCCAACCATCACTTAAATAGGTTTTTCAACTATCACTAATATAATTTACTAgccaaactaaaaaaaaaatataaaaaaaattaaataaattaaaactttaAGCTCCGTATGCagtcaaatcatcatataaggGAGTAATAACAAATTCAGTGAGAAGGATTAATCAGACTGAAAGAACCCCACATTGCAGAAGCAAGTCAAAAATGATAGATTCCTCGACAAACAAGACCAAGTTAAAGGTACAGTGTATCCAGCACCCACCAAGAACAACATATTAGCAATATCTGTTTAATCAAATATGGATATTGGAACCGGTAAATTCATGTTTTTCTTGAGAAATTTACAAACCTGTGAGAATGAAGTGGATAACGCCAAGTGGGCAAAATTCTTGGTATGGAATTTGATGCCTTTATGAAACCCAAAGCTTTCACTATAGGAGGACCTctgcaaatatggaaaattcACATTTTTCAATGAGTAGATAGgcaaaaaggatgaaaatgtgAGTTACTGTACCGTAAAAGTGAGAGAGAGCTCATAGCAGCCATGGGAGTGAcgaaaaatgaaaatgatgtaATTTGTTGGTCTCATGgaggaaataaagaaaagcaACGGGTCATTTGGTACACGGTATAAATTTATTGTTTTGctaaacaaagtataaaatgaAGCCCACATTTAAAATACCTCACTCAATCCCATTAATCTTAGCATTATTTTATACCACCTTTTATATGGGATAAATTTATCCCAAAAATATAATCCTAGGATTATAATATCGTGATAATTCTATCCGCGTAGGGTCTCTAAGCAatttgcataaaataatatataaatttcttCATAAATTATAAATGTGTTAGCTATGCTggtttttaaattataaaacaaatcaagtattaattttattatacgGATGATTTACCTTCTAATCAAGTACCAAATGTGGTAGCATTACTATGCACCATTTAATATATGAATAATTTTCGTCCTCACTagctaccaaatgacccctaattGTTTTTGGACAGAAGCTGTAAATACAGTTTTCAACtcataacattttttttctggaaatttaACTAATGATAATAGTGTCTCACTCAATTTTTTTCACAAGCTGAATGTCCAATGTCAATTTATGGCATCTTAGAGTCAAGGATATTATATTTAACACAATTTGTTAACAGCACGAGTACGAGTATCACGAATTATAACGGATGATTTTCCCTCAAATTGAACAAATAAGTAGTTTCTCCCGCCTTTattctaattaatttttaaaatgccTACTTTATTCTTACATTattaacttttcttttctttttttatttctttaatccatgttatttttcatttttttaatttatgtaacaaatttcttataaaaaattaatattatctTCTAGGCGAAGtaaaaagtgagaaatactaaTTGAATAtgtaagttaatgatgttctatAATAGAATAAATTAGcagaataaacaaaaaattaattaaaaaataatcaaaaattTAATATCTCTTTACTGCAAGTGAAAAATAACTCTctcataataactttataaatatatctcTCTAGGTAAtgcaaaaataactaaaaaaatagatttttttaaaaaatttatttatcccTCACTGTAAATCTCtttattataatttaagaaatattccaTTAGAGATAACCAAAACATGTTTACTTATATAAACAATAGAGAATATGAGAGGAAAACTTAAatatgcacacatacatatatacatacttctcgtatataatattgaaataacaataaaaaaaaaagtagcattatatttttgttataaattcataaaagtattattctacttataatgttaataaactaaaaataagaatctataaatacctagattaaataaataaatattatataaaatataaaaatgtattacataaatggaggattgaaaaaaataaggatggTAATTAATGACAgataaaaaaagttttttttaatcatacaTGTTCGGACGTTGAGTGAGTTTATTTTCAAAGCAAGGTTTTATCTCAGTtgaaatgattttcacccaaaaaaatTTGTCCTTCTTTTCCATAAACACATTATTACGAAACCAAGATATAATTTTGGCTAAAATTTTTCCAATTTTATCCTTAGACAAAAATTtacaagttaaagtaacatctaatgATGATTAAAAATTACGaatatatttcaatgtattgttagattttttttgttgtaaatatagtgaatgttccaAATGTAGATGcctaatcaagaggaaaaataatttattttattatatattttgtataatttgataaacaatttcatatatttcattgtattctaTAATACTacaacttttatatttttttaaccattttcattatatttcaAGTAGTATATTTTTTCAGATGAGGATGTATTAAAAAACAATTTTGCCAATAGCATGAGTACGAATATCACGTATTATAACGGATGATTTTCCCTCAAATTGAACAAATAAGTAGTTTCTCAACTTTGGGGAAAAATAAATCTAAGATGATGACCAAAAAAATTACCATTTACTTCTTACTTACCTCATTATATTTGGTTTTGTTTAATTAGGTAGTATTATTTACTCTACTAATTCTTTTAAGAATAgtaatttcccaaaaaaaaaaaaaagataaaattattcAATGAAGCTTGAGAAtgttccttttaaaaaaaaaaaaaaaatcttctctCTTTCCAAGAAAATGCTAATTCTGATATCTCATCCACAAAAAACACGTTTTTGTGTAAAAAAGTATGTAATcactatttatttttcttttctcaagtGTATAACAATCCCTCATGTCACCTTGACCCtttaatattttcatataaTATCATCAGATTCTGTAAGATTCAAGAAGTTAaattaaagagagagaagatGGCAAATTTTGTACTGCAACTTCCAAATAACTTGCGTTTGCGAAGCTTCACTGTCTCATCCTCATCTAACGGTATCCACGTGCTTTCCCTTTTTGCATCTTTCtgtctaaaatattactctACTTTTAGTATTGGTTGTTGACAGTTTCTGCTAAAAATCCGTactttaagaagaaaaaaaaaattatctgtTCTTTCAGTAAAGTtcagcaaataaaaaaaattattgtgtttcttatcaaatcaagtaatTTTATCATACATAACTAACCTTTCTGTGAGCATAATCTAGTTAAATACCAATTTGGGCTAAAGGTGTGTGCTTTTGTTTGTTCGTATTTAATGAATTGCCTCctaattgagtttttttttttttcgaaatcaTTACATTTCTTATCTTGATAAGTATATGTTTTTGTTTGAATTATTTGATGGTGTTAGAAAGATTTCTGCTGGCATATTATCTTTTTATAGACCTTTTTATATCAGCGATTATAGCAAAATCAGTAATGGGCTAGTGTATCTATAACTATCAAATGGTAACTGGTTGTAGTCCTTGAGTTGAACTTAGCTTAGCAACAAGTATTTCTGGGTTCTGCTCATAATTGGTTATTGTTGCAAGAGTAAAcaaaagatgagaaaataatGGAATAGAATTTTGATCTCTATACAttgtacaacaacatacacctataaatcaatattaacaacatacccaatataatcccacaaagtggggtctggggagggtagagtgtacgcagactttacccctaccttgggaggtagaaaGGTTGTCTccggtagaccctcggctcaagaaaagcaATTCACAGCagtccagaaaaaaaaaagaaacgaaCATACAGCTATAAATCAGGAAACAAAAACTAAAAGCATAATTACAGGAATAAGTAGTTGATGAATCCTTATTCCTCTCCTTTTCATGCTAAATTTTCATTGCGCCTAATTAGATATACCAAGTCGGATGTTTCATGGTTTTCTATCCAGTGCAAGTGTTTACTCCTAAACCTACTAGCTCTCGTGTTTGTATAGGTCATGTAAACTTGTTCTGAGTTAAAGACAGTTTCACATACTTAAtactttttaactttttctgTTAAAGGTTAATGATTCAAAATTATTCATAATATGGTTTCAGGGTCTACTCCTGGTGTGCCTCAATCTGTGGGGCCAGTCATTCTTGAACTTCCCCTTGACAAAATCCGAAGGCCACTCATGCGTACCAGATCTAATGACCAGCAAAAAGTGAAGGAACTGATGGATAGTATCAAGGAAATCGGGCTTCAAGTACCTGTAATTATAAAATCATTCTGTCATTTACTTTTCACATGATTTGACGTTATTTTGCCTTCATATAAGTTGCAGATTAATATTCTTCTTACATGTTTATTGTACTATTCCGTACATCCCATTTTATGTGGCTTAGTTTTACtaggcacagagtttaagaataCATCTTCTTGTCAGTTGCTAATTCTCTCTTCCTCTTAGACGGAGTTATACAAGCTAAGTACACAATTGAACACTACCTTACCTATTACCTGGATTAGATTTGCTGGCCTGATAATGCTGTTCGACTGTAAAAGTTTACAAACTCAACTATTGCATTCTTGTTTGTGAACTACTTCACAAAATGACAACCAGATAACCTATTAAATGCGAGTGCATTCTCATATCCGTTGTGGTGAATGAATCTGATTGTCTTTGATTCATGAATTTTTAGCTTCCAGTTCATATCTGGTAACCTGTAACCTCAATAAAATAGTTAAGTCCTAAAATTTCTTGTAGAGCGTAAGCCCTATTCTTGTGCCCCAGCTTGAACTAAGTTTCAGCACTCCTTTGCTAACAAAGAGAGATGACATCGTTGACATCTCAAATTCTTGTCCTTTATTTAGTTAACAATGGGGAAAGTTTCTTTTGACGCCTTTTATCCATTCTTTTATATGCATGATTAAAGAATTTATCAATAGAAGATTTGCCTTAGTTCACGTCGACCTGTCTGCGGGTGAATATTAGACTCAGAGTCAGTTCTATATTTCTTGCAGATTGATGTGCTTGAGGTGGATGGGGTTTACTACGGTATGTCTTCCTTCCGATTTCTTGCCTAAGCTAATAGCTATTCATTGTGATCGAACCATAATTGGTTTTTAATGTAACTAAAGAGAATTTAAATACCGTGTCTTGTATTTTCCAGG from Lycium ferocissimum isolate CSIRO_LF1 chromosome 2, AGI_CSIRO_Lferr_CH_V1, whole genome shotgun sequence includes:
- the LOC132040770 gene encoding 14 kDa zinc-binding protein-like, translating into MAAMSSLSLLRGPPIVKALGFIKASNSIPRILPTWRYPLHSHRSYVAAAHDEEAAARSAAVNADTGATTIFDKIIAKEIPASVVYEDQKVLAFRDINPQAPVHVLVIPKSRDGLTELGKAEQRHEDILGHLLHAAKIVAEKEGIVDGFRVVINSGPSACQSVYHLHLHVLGGRQLKWPPG
- the LOC132040797 gene encoding sulfiredoxin, chloroplastic/mitochondrial, yielding MANFVLQLPNNLRLRSFTVSSSSNGSTPGVPQSVGPVILELPLDKIRRPLMRTRSNDQQKVKELMDSIKEIGLQVPIDVLEVDGVYYGFSGCHRYEAHQQLGLPTIRCKVRRGTKETLRHHLR